A genomic segment from Limisphaera ngatamarikiensis encodes:
- a CDS encoding MFS transporter, producing MLKGSFRGVQLGWIKTGHGRWAGLFFLHAMAMGMWFVPLSALLAGTGHDALRPYAFAASAVAAFVSPLVFGAVADRHVSPVRVVRGLAAATGVAILATSWLLGQGISAGWAWVCVQGVAVCMAPTFSLSTAVVLSQLEDSGREFGPIRAMATVGWMCGCWLISAAGADGLVLSGYLCGAAWLGVSLYTWGLPAVPPPASDPAGDWRARLGWDALGLLRDRDHRVVYLTAGLFSVSLAGLYPYSPPQLQDLGFERLSAWMSLAQVSEVAALFLLSSLLTRWRLKWTMALGLACGALRVALCAFHRPMPVLMGVALHGVAFACVMITAQVYVAERIEGMWRARAQALLTLMSMGLGSLMGYLGCGWWHEWCLRRFGIGGWTWFWGGWALWTVGVLIYFLAAYRGRGHGLRPVPPGGPVEPARTGLPVPPGGATT from the coding sequence GTGTTGAAGGGTTCTTTTCGCGGAGTGCAGTTGGGTTGGATCAAGACGGGCCATGGACGTTGGGCGGGTTTGTTCTTCCTCCACGCCATGGCGATGGGGATGTGGTTTGTGCCGTTGAGCGCCCTGTTGGCCGGGACGGGCCACGACGCGCTGCGGCCGTACGCATTTGCAGCCTCGGCTGTGGCGGCTTTTGTCTCGCCGCTTGTGTTTGGAGCGGTGGCCGACCGGCACGTGTCGCCGGTGCGCGTGGTGCGCGGGTTGGCCGCGGCGACCGGAGTGGCGATCCTTGCGACCTCATGGTTGCTGGGACAGGGGATTTCGGCGGGTTGGGCGTGGGTCTGCGTGCAAGGGGTGGCCGTGTGCATGGCGCCCACGTTCAGCTTGTCCACCGCCGTGGTGCTGTCACAACTGGAGGATTCCGGCCGCGAGTTCGGGCCGATCCGGGCCATGGCAACCGTGGGCTGGATGTGCGGCTGCTGGTTGATCAGTGCCGCAGGTGCGGACGGGTTGGTGCTGTCCGGTTACCTGTGCGGGGCCGCTTGGTTGGGAGTCAGCTTGTACACCTGGGGATTGCCGGCAGTGCCGCCGCCGGCATCGGATCCGGCCGGTGACTGGCGCGCCCGCCTGGGGTGGGATGCGTTGGGACTCTTGCGGGACAGGGATCATCGGGTGGTCTACCTCACGGCGGGCTTGTTTAGCGTGAGCCTGGCGGGACTCTATCCCTACTCGCCGCCGCAGCTGCAGGATCTTGGGTTTGAACGCCTGAGCGCATGGATGTCGCTGGCGCAGGTGAGCGAGGTGGCGGCGTTGTTTCTTCTCAGCAGCCTTCTGACGAGGTGGCGATTGAAATGGACGATGGCGCTGGGACTGGCGTGCGGAGCGCTGCGAGTGGCGTTGTGCGCGTTCCATCGGCCGATGCCGGTGCTGATGGGGGTGGCCCTGCATGGCGTGGCGTTTGCCTGCGTAATGATCACGGCGCAGGTGTACGTGGCGGAGCGGATCGAAGGCATGTGGCGGGCGCGGGCCCAGGCGTTGCTCACCCTCATGAGCATGGGCCTCGGCAGCCTGATGGGTTACCTGGGCTGTGGCTGGTGGCATGAATGGTGCCTCCGCCGCTTCGGCATCGGCGGGTGGACGTGGTTCTGGGGAGGCTGGGCCCTCTGGACTGTGGGCGTGCTGATTTACTTTCTGGCCGCGTACCGCGGTCGGGGTCACGGGCTTCGGCCGGTACCTCCGGGCGGGCCCGTGGAACCGGCGCGGACGGGCCTGCCGGTTCCGCCGGGCGGTGCGACGACCTGA
- a CDS encoding MFS transporter, protein MNSPAAPEESPLQPERSAGTDPYEVLRNRDYLLYLIGRLVSVFGQQMAVVAVGWELYDRTGTALALGLVGLVQMLPMLLFTLPAGHVADNHDRRRIVLACTGAMSLAGIGLALVSVTRAPVVWIYGLLFLAGVARTFQWPASAAFLPQLVPRHLFSRAVTWNSSSFHLSCVVGPAVGGAILAWTRHPAVVYGLYSLAHLICFFLMAAIRPRPLRHSPERLTLQSLLTGFRFLFGQRVLLGVITLDLFAVVLGGATALLPVFARDILHAGPDGLGLLQAAMPVGAVACALVLAHRPPIQHAGRAMLLAVAVFGLATIGFGISRWFWLSFVLLVICGAADNVSVVVRHTLVQLLTPDDKRGRVSAVNSLFIGTSNELGGFRAGTVAHWCGPALGYSIATGAVISVVLGGIGTLLSIWAVALIWPEVRRYGRLDV, encoded by the coding sequence ATGAATTCCCCCGCCGCTCCCGAGGAATCGCCCCTGCAACCGGAGCGCTCTGCGGGCACGGATCCCTACGAGGTCCTCCGCAATCGCGATTATCTCCTGTACCTCATCGGTCGTCTGGTGTCGGTATTCGGGCAGCAAATGGCGGTGGTGGCCGTGGGCTGGGAGTTGTATGACCGGACCGGGACCGCCCTGGCGTTGGGGCTGGTGGGGCTGGTCCAGATGCTGCCCATGTTGCTGTTCACGCTGCCGGCCGGTCATGTGGCCGACAATCACGATCGCCGCCGCATCGTGCTGGCCTGCACGGGGGCCATGAGTCTGGCCGGTATCGGACTTGCCCTGGTGAGTGTCACCCGGGCGCCCGTGGTCTGGATCTACGGTCTTCTTTTCCTGGCCGGCGTGGCCCGCACCTTTCAATGGCCGGCCAGTGCGGCGTTTTTGCCGCAGCTGGTCCCGCGGCACTTGTTCTCGCGTGCGGTCACCTGGAACAGCAGTTCGTTTCATCTCTCCTGTGTGGTGGGACCGGCCGTGGGCGGGGCGATCCTGGCATGGACACGTCACCCTGCGGTGGTGTACGGGCTCTACTCGCTTGCGCACCTGATCTGTTTTTTTCTGATGGCGGCCATTCGGCCGCGGCCGCTCCGGCACAGTCCCGAGCGGCTCACCTTGCAAAGCCTGTTGACCGGTTTCCGGTTCCTCTTTGGACAGCGCGTCCTCCTGGGGGTCATCACCCTGGACCTGTTCGCGGTGGTTCTTGGGGGGGCCACCGCGTTGCTGCCCGTTTTTGCCCGCGACATCCTTCACGCCGGCCCGGACGGGCTGGGTTTGTTGCAAGCGGCCATGCCCGTGGGGGCCGTGGCGTGTGCGCTGGTCCTGGCCCATCGGCCGCCCATCCAGCATGCAGGCCGGGCCATGCTCCTGGCCGTGGCCGTGTTCGGGCTGGCTACGATCGGGTTCGGGATCTCGAGGTGGTTTTGGCTCTCGTTCGTCCTGCTGGTCATTTGCGGCGCTGCCGACAACGTGAGCGTGGTGGTGCGACATACGCTGGTGCAATTGCTCACTCCGGACGACAAACGGGGGCGCGTCTCGGCCGTCAACAGCCTGTTCATCGGAACCTCCAATGAACTGGGCGGATTCCGCGCCGGGACGGTGGCCCACTGGTGCGGGCCCGCGCTGGGGTATTCCATCGCCACGGGCGCCGTGATCTCGGTGGTGCTGGGAGGGATCGGGACCCTGTTGAGCATTTGGGCCGTGGCACTGATCTGGCCCGAGGTCCGCAGATACGGTCGTCTCGACGTCTGA
- the tyrS gene encoding tyrosine--tRNA ligase, with the protein MNIWQELNWRGLVADCTDPGALQERTRPWTLYCGFDPTADSLHVGHLVPLLALRRFQLFGHHPIAVAGGATGCIGDPSGKSTERPLLSKEQIRANLEAIRPQLARLLDFDCRANPARLVDNADWTAPVTYLDFLRDIGKHFSINQMLAKESVRARLEDRDAGLSYTEFSYMLLQAYDFYVLCRDYGCELQIGGSDQWGNITAGIDLIRKKLGRTAYGLTLPLVTKADGTKFGKTESGSVWLDPRKTSPYRFYQFWINTDDRDVVRYLKYFTFLGQEEISALEAEHQRNPGARTAHRALARAVTELVHGPTATREAIHASEVLFGGNLDGVSESTFREIMDEVPTLHVPRQRLDGEGLLLVDLLVQAGLAPSRSQARKDIEGGGIYVNNVRETQIHRKVQPADLLFGRHLLLRKGRKHYVLVTAE; encoded by the coding sequence ATGAACATCTGGCAGGAGTTGAACTGGCGCGGATTGGTCGCCGACTGCACGGATCCGGGGGCCCTGCAGGAACGAACCCGGCCCTGGACACTCTACTGCGGGTTCGATCCCACGGCCGACAGCCTGCATGTGGGGCACCTGGTGCCGTTGTTGGCGCTGCGGCGGTTCCAACTGTTCGGGCATCATCCCATCGCCGTGGCCGGCGGTGCCACCGGATGTATCGGCGACCCCAGTGGCAAATCCACGGAACGCCCGCTGTTGAGCAAGGAGCAGATCCGGGCCAATCTGGAGGCCATCCGACCGCAGCTGGCCCGGCTGTTGGACTTTGACTGCCGGGCCAACCCGGCCCGGCTTGTGGACAACGCCGACTGGACCGCCCCGGTCACCTACCTGGATTTCCTCCGCGACATCGGGAAGCATTTTTCCATCAACCAAATGCTGGCCAAGGAGAGTGTACGCGCGCGACTGGAGGACCGCGATGCCGGCCTGAGCTACACCGAGTTCAGCTACATGCTTCTCCAGGCCTATGACTTCTACGTGTTGTGCCGTGATTATGGATGCGAGCTTCAAATCGGGGGCAGCGATCAGTGGGGCAACATCACCGCCGGCATCGATCTGATCCGGAAGAAGCTCGGGCGCACTGCGTACGGGCTGACGCTGCCCCTGGTGACCAAGGCCGACGGAACCAAGTTCGGAAAAACCGAGTCCGGCAGTGTGTGGCTCGATCCGCGCAAGACCAGCCCCTACCGATTCTACCAGTTCTGGATCAACACCGACGACCGTGACGTGGTTCGGTACCTGAAGTACTTCACCTTCCTCGGGCAGGAGGAGATTTCGGCGCTGGAGGCCGAGCACCAGCGAAACCCGGGCGCCCGCACGGCGCATCGCGCCCTGGCGCGGGCGGTGACGGAACTGGTTCACGGTCCCACCGCGACCCGGGAGGCGATTCATGCCAGCGAGGTCTTGTTCGGCGGCAACCTCGACGGCGTTTCCGAAAGTACGTTCCGCGAAATCATGGATGAGGTGCCCACGCTGCACGTTCCCCGGCAGCGGTTGGATGGCGAAGGTCTGTTATTGGTGGACCTGCTGGTGCAGGCCGGGCTGGCTCCTTCCAGGAGCCAGGCCCGCAAGGACATCGAAGGAGGCGGGATTTATGTGAACAACGTCCGGGAGACGCAGATCCATCGAAAGGTGCAACCGGCCGACCTGTTGTTTGGCCGGCACCTGTTGTTGCGAAAGGGCAGGAAACACTACGTGCTGGTGACCGCCGAGTGA
- the gyrB gene encoding DNA topoisomerase (ATP-hydrolyzing) subunit B → MPEETLETQATQAAAVAPAEPYDASKIDKLEGLEAVRKRPGMYIGDPDERGLHHCVFEVVDNSIDEHLAGFCHKIEVTIHVDGSVSVRDDGRGIPVDIHPKWKIPAVELVLTNLHAGGKFGQGAYKYSGGLHGVGAKCVNALSEWFKVEVYRDGKVYSMEFARGKTVRPLEVIGKSRHTGTLITFKPDPEIFTLTTEFKFDLLANRLRELAFLNPGLEIILTDERTDRTERFYYKHGIEEFVRQINQNRQVLHPKPIVLGGKREVEIEGRTEEVFVDCVLQYHDGYNDQILCFANSIPNPDGGTHLTGFRSALTRAVNQYARQQELLKEKDPTLTGDDVREGLVCVLSVKLPNPRFESQTKVKLVNTEVEGIVSSIVYDGLMSWFDANPAVARRIVEKALLAARAREAARKARETVRKTALTGGGLPGKLADCSERDPAQCELFIVEGDSAGGSAKQGRDRRFQAILPIRGKLINVEKARLDKVLDNAEIRTMITAIGTGIGDGEGEGAFNIEKLRYHKIILMTDADVDGSHIRTLLLTFFYRQMPELIKRGHVYIAQPPLYQVTRKKRVEYVEDEAQLNKILIRLGAEEVRLRNLSDQRELSQKQLEEILELLDALDKYARALARHGADFADYIEHRHPKTHELPRHLVRVRQGNDEQVHYFLNEQELREFSDANPDLGLFGDDEAAPPSDKPRSGPTRRAVHIELHESKAIGELLQRLEKKGFHLEHYAAQDQPLFELIEGEGDNARVRPLFSIPEILAAVKEVGRRGLQIKRFKGLGEMNPKELYETTMDPARRKLLRIELTDAVEAERMFTTLMGEEVEPRRRFIEDNALSVRNLDI, encoded by the coding sequence ATGCCCGAAGAAACTCTGGAAACCCAGGCCACCCAGGCGGCGGCGGTCGCGCCGGCCGAACCCTACGACGCCTCCAAAATTGACAAGTTGGAGGGGTTGGAGGCGGTTCGAAAGCGGCCGGGCATGTACATTGGCGACCCGGACGAGCGGGGGTTGCACCACTGCGTGTTCGAGGTGGTGGACAACTCCATCGACGAGCACCTGGCGGGTTTTTGTCACAAGATCGAGGTCACCATTCATGTGGACGGATCGGTCTCGGTTCGGGACGACGGCCGGGGCATTCCCGTGGACATTCATCCCAAGTGGAAAATCCCTGCGGTGGAGCTGGTGCTGACCAACCTCCATGCCGGGGGTAAGTTCGGCCAGGGCGCCTACAAATACTCGGGCGGACTCCATGGCGTGGGCGCCAAGTGCGTCAACGCGCTGTCGGAATGGTTCAAGGTGGAGGTGTACCGCGACGGCAAGGTCTATTCCATGGAGTTTGCCCGCGGCAAAACGGTCCGGCCCCTGGAGGTCATCGGCAAGTCGCGACACACGGGCACGCTGATCACGTTCAAGCCGGACCCGGAAATCTTCACCCTCACCACCGAGTTCAAATTCGATCTCCTGGCCAACCGCCTGCGCGAGCTGGCCTTTTTGAATCCGGGCCTGGAAATCATCCTCACGGACGAGCGGACCGACCGCACCGAACGCTTCTACTACAAACACGGCATCGAGGAGTTCGTCCGCCAGATCAACCAAAACCGCCAGGTCTTGCATCCGAAACCGATTGTCCTCGGTGGCAAGCGCGAGGTGGAAATCGAGGGCCGCACCGAGGAGGTGTTCGTGGACTGCGTGCTCCAGTACCACGACGGTTACAACGACCAGATCCTTTGCTTTGCCAACTCCATCCCCAACCCGGACGGTGGCACGCACCTGACCGGTTTTCGGTCCGCCCTGACCCGGGCGGTCAACCAGTACGCGCGGCAGCAGGAGTTGCTGAAGGAGAAAGACCCCACGTTGACCGGCGACGATGTGCGGGAGGGGTTGGTCTGCGTGCTGAGCGTCAAACTGCCCAACCCCCGCTTCGAGTCCCAAACCAAGGTCAAACTCGTCAACACCGAGGTGGAGGGCATCGTCTCCTCCATCGTCTACGACGGGTTGATGAGCTGGTTCGACGCCAATCCCGCCGTGGCGCGCAGGATCGTGGAAAAGGCGCTCCTGGCCGCGCGGGCACGGGAGGCGGCCCGCAAGGCCCGTGAAACCGTACGCAAAACCGCCCTGACCGGCGGGGGATTGCCGGGCAAACTGGCCGATTGTTCCGAACGCGACCCGGCCCAGTGCGAGCTGTTCATCGTGGAGGGCGATTCAGCCGGAGGCTCGGCCAAGCAGGGGCGCGACCGCCGCTTCCAGGCCATCCTGCCCATCCGCGGCAAGCTCATCAACGTCGAGAAGGCCCGTCTGGACAAGGTCCTCGACAACGCCGAAATCCGCACCATGATCACCGCCATCGGCACCGGCATCGGCGACGGGGAGGGTGAGGGCGCCTTCAACATCGAAAAACTCCGATACCACAAAATCATCCTCATGACCGACGCCGACGTGGACGGCTCGCACATTCGCACCCTGCTGCTGACGTTCTTCTACCGCCAGATGCCCGAGCTCATCAAACGCGGGCACGTCTACATCGCCCAGCCGCCGCTGTACCAGGTCACCCGCAAGAAACGGGTCGAGTACGTCGAGGACGAGGCCCAGCTCAACAAGATCCTCATCCGCCTGGGGGCGGAGGAGGTGCGCCTGCGGAATCTGTCCGACCAACGCGAGCTCTCCCAGAAGCAGCTGGAGGAGATCCTGGAACTCCTGGACGCCCTCGACAAATACGCCCGGGCCCTGGCACGACACGGGGCGGACTTTGCCGACTACATCGAGCACCGCCATCCCAAAACCCACGAACTGCCGCGGCACCTGGTCCGCGTGCGCCAGGGCAACGACGAGCAGGTCCATTACTTCCTCAACGAACAGGAACTGCGCGAGTTCAGCGACGCGAACCCGGACCTGGGCCTGTTTGGCGACGACGAGGCCGCCCCGCCGTCGGACAAACCGCGCTCCGGTCCCACCCGCCGCGCCGTCCACATCGAACTCCATGAAAGCAAGGCGATCGGAGAGCTGTTGCAGCGGCTCGAAAAAAAGGGCTTCCACCTCGAACACTACGCCGCCCAGGACCAGCCCCTGTTTGAACTCATCGAGGGCGAGGGCGACAACGCCAGGGTGCGGCCCCTCTTTTCCATCCCGGAGATCCTGGCCGCGGTGAAGGAAGTGGGCCGGCGCGGCCTGCAAATCAAACGATTCAAGGGCCTGGGCGAAATGAATCCCAAAGAGCTGTACGAAACCACGATGGACCCCGCCCGGCGCAAACTGTTGCGGATCGAGCTGACCGACGCCGTCGAGGCCGAACGCATGTTCACCACCCTCATGGGTGAGGAGGTTGAACCCCGACGGCGCTTCATCGAGGACAATGCCCTGAGCGTTCGGAACCTGGACATCTGA
- the gyrA gene encoding DNA gyrase subunit A, which yields MADTPESHLAPAAPTPAGEKVATVNVAEEIKNCFLDYSMSVIISRALPDVRDGLKPSQRRILYAMHELGVLPNRKHVKCAKIVGETMGNYHPHGDQAIYPTLVHMAQPWSMREPLVDGQGNFGSIEGDPPASMRYTEARLAPLGALLMEDMDKDTVDFVPNYDDTRTEPSVFPAAFPNLLVNGGTGIAVGMATNIPPHNLGEVIDAVCAQIDNPAITVDQLMRIMPGPDFPTGCMVCGRDGIRQYYETGRGTLKVRGRVHVEETRGGREQIVITEIPFGVNRAALVERIAELVNQKTPGLTDITGIRDESDENTRVVLEIKRDAVPKVIINNLYRLTQLESTFAVNMLAIDRGRPRTLTLKDALACYIEHRREVVLRRTRFELRRAEERAEILEGYLIALANLDEFIRIIRQSRTREEARVKLLAFEWTRAQIEAWHIHLRHEDRLVNGRYGLSEAQVDAILDLRLYQLTGLEVDKVRAEYRSLLDRIRDLQDILAREERVLGIIKTELQEVKKKYASPRRTEILDEEGEMAIEDLVANEPVIITLTHAGLIKRTHLSAYRTQHRGGKGVIGMTTRESPTGGEEPADFIEHLFAASTHDYLMFFTNTGRVYVERVLEIPDMGRTARGRSIANLLELKPEERIAALIRIPSRTDAARRDVTWAQPGYLFFATRRGTVKKTALEEFANVRKGGIIAMGIEEGDSVIDVKWTSGNDEVVLITRQGMSIRFSEEEVRPMGRPAFGVRGIELEPDDEVVAMAVVQPDATLLVVGENGLGKRTSFEEYRTQGRGGKGIITMKTTDRTGPVVGALTVRDHDQIVGITIRGQTIRTYVRGIPVIGRNTQGVKIINLEEGDRVQAIAPVIAESDEEEAVDRALPAGGPGPGRGS from the coding sequence ATGGCTGACACACCTGAATCCCATCTCGCACCGGCAGCCCCCACGCCCGCCGGTGAAAAGGTCGCCACCGTCAACGTGGCCGAGGAAATCAAGAACTGTTTCCTCGACTACTCCATGTCGGTGATCATTTCACGCGCCCTGCCGGACGTCCGCGACGGGCTCAAACCCTCCCAGCGGCGCATCCTCTACGCCATGCACGAGCTGGGCGTGCTGCCCAACCGCAAACACGTCAAATGCGCCAAGATCGTCGGCGAAACCATGGGTAACTACCACCCGCACGGCGATCAGGCCATCTACCCCACCCTCGTGCACATGGCCCAGCCGTGGTCCATGCGCGAACCCCTGGTGGACGGGCAGGGCAACTTCGGATCGATCGAGGGCGATCCACCGGCCTCCATGCGATACACCGAGGCGCGTTTGGCGCCCCTGGGCGCGCTGCTCATGGAGGACATGGACAAGGACACGGTGGACTTCGTCCCCAACTACGACGACACGCGCACCGAACCGTCCGTCTTTCCAGCCGCCTTCCCCAATCTGCTGGTCAACGGGGGCACCGGCATCGCCGTGGGCATGGCCACCAACATCCCGCCCCACAACCTGGGCGAGGTCATCGACGCCGTCTGCGCCCAGATTGACAACCCGGCCATCACCGTTGACCAACTCATGCGCATCATGCCGGGCCCGGACTTCCCCACCGGTTGCATGGTCTGCGGCCGCGACGGGATCCGGCAATACTACGAGACCGGCCGGGGCACACTGAAGGTCCGGGGCCGCGTCCACGTCGAAGAGACAAGGGGCGGCCGGGAACAGATCGTCATCACGGAAATCCCCTTCGGCGTCAACCGCGCCGCCCTCGTCGAACGCATCGCCGAGCTGGTCAACCAGAAAACCCCCGGCCTGACCGACATCACCGGCATCCGGGACGAGTCGGACGAAAACACCCGCGTGGTTCTGGAGATCAAACGGGATGCGGTGCCGAAGGTCATCATCAACAACCTTTACCGGCTGACCCAGCTGGAAAGCACCTTCGCCGTCAATATGCTGGCCATCGATCGCGGCCGGCCGCGGACCCTGACGCTGAAGGATGCCCTGGCCTGTTACATCGAACACCGCCGCGAAGTGGTGTTGCGCCGCACCCGATTCGAACTGCGCCGCGCCGAGGAACGGGCCGAGATCCTCGAGGGCTACCTCATCGCCCTGGCCAACCTGGACGAGTTCATCCGCATCATCCGGCAGTCGCGCACACGCGAGGAAGCCAGGGTCAAGCTCCTGGCGTTCGAATGGACCCGGGCACAAATCGAAGCCTGGCACATCCACCTCCGCCACGAGGATCGCCTCGTCAACGGCCGATACGGCCTCTCCGAAGCCCAGGTGGACGCCATCCTCGACCTCCGCCTCTACCAATTGACCGGATTGGAAGTGGACAAGGTCCGCGCCGAGTACCGCTCCCTCCTGGATCGGATCCGCGATCTTCAGGACATCCTCGCCCGGGAGGAACGGGTCCTGGGCATCATCAAGACGGAACTGCAGGAGGTGAAGAAAAAGTACGCCTCACCCCGGCGGACCGAGATCCTCGACGAGGAAGGGGAAATGGCCATCGAGGACCTCGTGGCCAACGAGCCCGTGATCATCACCCTCACCCATGCCGGCCTGATCAAACGCACCCACCTGAGCGCCTACCGGACGCAACACCGCGGCGGCAAGGGCGTGATCGGCATGACCACGCGGGAAAGCCCCACCGGCGGGGAGGAACCGGCCGATTTCATCGAACACCTGTTCGCGGCCAGCACCCATGATTACCTGATGTTCTTCACCAACACCGGCCGCGTCTACGTCGAAAGGGTGCTGGAGATACCGGACATGGGCCGGACCGCCCGCGGCCGCAGCATTGCCAACCTGCTGGAACTCAAACCCGAGGAACGCATCGCCGCGCTGATCCGCATTCCGTCCCGAACCGACGCGGCACGCCGCGACGTCACCTGGGCCCAACCCGGGTACCTGTTCTTCGCCACCCGCCGCGGTACCGTCAAAAAAACCGCCCTCGAGGAATTCGCCAACGTCCGTAAAGGCGGCATCATCGCCATGGGCATCGAGGAGGGCGACTCCGTCATCGACGTGAAGTGGACCTCGGGAAACGACGAGGTGGTCCTGATCACACGCCAGGGGATGAGCATCCGCTTCAGCGAGGAGGAAGTGCGGCCCATGGGCCGACCCGCCTTCGGTGTGCGTGGCATCGAATTGGAGCCGGACGATGAAGTGGTGGCCATGGCCGTGGTCCAGCCGGATGCCACCCTGTTGGTGGTGGGCGAAAACGGCCTGGGCAAACGTACCTCCTTCGAGGAGTACCGTACCCAGGGCCGCGGCGGAAAAGGCATCATCACCATGAAAACCACCGACCGAACCGGTCCGGTGGTGGGGGCGTTGACGGTGCGCGATCACGACCAGATCGTCGGCATCACCATCCGGGGCCAGACGATCCGCACCTACGTGCGCGGCATCCCGGTCATCGGCCGGAACACCCAGGGCGTTAAGATCATCAACCTGGAGGAGGGCGACCGGGTGCAGGCCATCGCGCCCGTCATTGCCGAATCCGACGAAGAAGAGGCGGTGGACCGCGCGTTGCCGGCCGGAGGCCCCGGACCCGGGCGGGGCTCGTGA
- a CDS encoding LysM peptidoglycan-binding domain-containing protein — translation MRGRIWLYLSLAANVALAAGWLGSWLRRTSPAVVATAPESQPAAQTVVPRTNFVPRRQFFHWSEIESPDYATYVANLRAIGCPEQTIRDIIIADVNALFARRRATEIVTPQQQWWRTEPDPEIEARARAQLEALEAERRALLTALLGPGWETGDQISLPRPSQPGLPLDGPLLGPLPAEVKQQVQDSYRRYQERLAALQQQAAAQQRTVTPAEIFRLQRQWEQELAGILSPAQLEELLLRYSPTARTLRQELSQLGGLDLTPDQFRAWYHARRRLEEGLATLAEADSPASARQIQDLEAQYQQAIRLALGEERYRQYQRLQDPEYREALAQAQQAGRPELAETFYAIRHALAEEVTRLQTNNDLTALQREIQRRQLELEALKAQAEVLGENLPEPQPPAPTLRAHIYRAGETLISLAVEYDVPLSAILKANPGLDFHRLKPGDTILIPVPSR, via the coding sequence ATGCGTGGGCGAATCTGGTTGTACCTCTCGCTGGCCGCCAATGTGGCGCTGGCCGCCGGCTGGCTCGGTTCCTGGTTGCGCAGGACGTCCCCCGCGGTCGTTGCCACGGCCCCCGAGTCGCAGCCCGCCGCCCAAACGGTCGTGCCCCGCACCAACTTCGTGCCCCGGCGACAGTTCTTTCACTGGAGCGAGATCGAGTCTCCGGATTACGCCACCTACGTGGCCAACCTCCGTGCCATCGGATGCCCGGAGCAGACCATCCGCGACATCATCATCGCCGACGTCAACGCCCTGTTCGCACGACGACGCGCCACCGAAATCGTCACCCCGCAACAACAATGGTGGCGGACCGAGCCGGATCCGGAAATCGAGGCCCGGGCACGTGCCCAACTGGAAGCGCTCGAAGCAGAACGCCGCGCCCTGTTAACCGCCCTGCTGGGACCCGGTTGGGAAACCGGGGACCAAATCAGCCTGCCCCGACCTTCCCAACCCGGCCTTCCTCTCGATGGCCCCCTCCTGGGACCGTTGCCCGCCGAAGTCAAACAGCAGGTCCAGGACAGTTACCGCCGATACCAGGAACGACTGGCCGCCCTCCAACAACAGGCCGCCGCACAACAACGCACAGTCACCCCGGCCGAAATCTTCCGCCTCCAACGACAGTGGGAGCAGGAACTGGCAGGCATCCTGTCCCCGGCCCAGCTCGAAGAACTTCTCCTGCGGTATTCACCCACCGCCCGCACCCTCCGACAGGAACTGAGTCAGCTGGGCGGTTTGGACCTGACCCCGGATCAGTTCCGCGCCTGGTATCACGCCCGACGACGGTTGGAAGAGGGCCTGGCCACCCTGGCGGAAGCGGACAGCCCCGCCTCCGCCCGCCAGATCCAGGACCTGGAAGCCCAATACCAACAGGCCATCCGACTTGCCCTGGGCGAGGAACGGTACCGGCAATACCAGCGTTTGCAGGACCCCGAATACCGCGAGGCCCTGGCCCAGGCCCAACAGGCGGGTCGCCCCGAGCTGGCGGAAACCTTCTACGCCATCCGCCACGCGCTGGCCGAGGAGGTCACCCGGCTCCAAACCAACAACGACCTCACGGCCCTCCAGCGCGAAATCCAGCGCCGACAACTCGAACTGGAAGCCCTCAAGGCCCAGGCAGAAGTCCTCGGCGAAAACCTGCCCGAACCGCAACCTCCGGCTCCCACGCTCCGGGCCCACATCTACCGCGCCGGCGAAACCCTCATCAGTCTGGCCGTGGAGTACGACGTCCCGTTGAGCGCCATCCTCAAGGCCAATCCCGGACTCGACTTCCACCGGCTCAAACCCGGCGACACAATCCTGATCCCCGTCCCGTCGCGCTGA